The genome window CAAAGAGCTTCGCAAAATCGGCGTAGATAGCGAAATCGCGAGCAAAAACGAGAGTCTAAACAAACGCATCCGCACCGCAGAAAAACAGCGTGTACCGATGATCGCGGTACTGGGCGACAACGAAGTGGCAAATAGCGCCATCGCCCTGCGCGACCGTACGACTAGGGAGCAAAAAGATATGAAGCTGGATGAATTTATCGAGCTGCTAAAATCAAAACTCGCCGAGGTAAGTTTTTGAGACCGGAGCGAAAATCCGCTAAATTTGAGCTAGGCGCGGCTTTATGCTAAGCCTGGCTTTTACCAAAATCCGCAAAAATTGTCACGGCGCAATAAATTTCTACGAAAAATACAATAAAAACACAATATTTTTGGATATAATCAACAAATTTCAACTTAAAGGAAAAAACTAATTGGCTAAAGAAAACGAAGTGTTGCTCAACGAAGATATCAGAGCGAGCGAAGTGAGATGCGTGGGAGACGACGGCACCGCATACGGCGTCATCCCAAGAGTAGAGGCCTTGAAAATCGCCGAGAAAATGGGGCTTGATCTGGTGCTAATCGCGCCTGATGCTAAACCTCCCGTTTGCAAGATAATGGACTACGGCAAATTCCGCTATCAGCAGGAAAAAAAGCAAAAAGAGGCCAAGAAAAAGCAAAAAACGATCGAAGTAAAAGAGATCAAGCTCTCCGTCAAAATCGCTCAAAACGACATCAACTATAAAGTCAAGCACGCTCTTGAGTTTCTAGAAGACGGCAAACACGTCAAATTTCGCGTATTTCTAAAAGGCCGCGAGATGAGCAATCCTGAAGCCGGCGTCGTGATGCTACAAAAAGTCTGGGAGATGGTAAAAGACGTCTCCGACCGCGATAAAGAGCCGCTGCTAGAAGGCCGATACGTCAATATGTTGGTAACGCCGAAGAGGTAAAATTTGATAAATTTGGGCGAGAAATCGCTCAAATTTTAACCTTAAAATTCGGCAAAATTTGACGATAAGTATCTACTTTTAGATCCTGGTTTTTAAATTTTAAGGCATTTTATAATCATGCAAAAAGAAAATTCAAGCAAGTCAAATCGCTACACAAACGATCAGATCAAAGAAATTTTAAAAATAATAATAGAGCTATCAAAAGGGTTTATTTCTTATGAAGTAGCGGAGCGAGAAACGCTAAAAATCGTCCCGACATATCCAGCCCACAATCTCAAAATCTATACCAACCAAATGAGAAAAACTCTTGCCGGTATAGGCGAATACGGCTTTGGTTTCCCTGCTAACTGGGCGCAAGCGCTACTTGAAATAACGAGCGGCGAAGAGCGAGCGCAAATTTTTCAAGCCCTCAAAGAGCAACAGCGACTATATCTCGAAAAAGACGGCAAAAATAATAAAAAGCTAGAAAAAATCCTTCAAGCCGCCGAGCAAAATTTAACCGAATAAAAGCCCAAAAGGTCGGTAAATTTAAAGCCCTCAAATATAAAAATTTGCAAGTCGACATACAAAAACAAAATAGCGCCGAAGAAGCAAACGATTGCGCAGTATTTGCGGCAAATAAGACGGCGATTTTTTTAACCTCATCTACCGCAAAACTAAAATTCGTCCAAGTTTAGCTAAAATCGCGCTAAAATTTAAATCAAAAAGAGAAAAAATGATATACCTTTGCGGCGATACTCACGGGAGCGCTGAGCTTCACAAAATCACGAACAAGGCCTTTTTGAGCCGAAATTTTACGCGCGAGGACTACGTGATCGTGCTTGGAGATTTTGGTCTATTTTTTAGCGATACGCCAAACGAGCGGCTCGTTAGAGAGCGACTGGGCAGACTGCCGTATACGCTGCTTTTTATCGACGGCAACCACGAAAATTTCGACCTGCTCTACGGCCTACCGACCGAGGAAAAATTCGGCGGCAAGGTAGGCGTCGGAGGGGAGAATTTATTTTGGCTTAGGCGCGGCGAAATTTACGAGATAGACGGGCGAAATTTTCTAGCTTTCGGCGGGGCGTTTAGTATCGACAGGGCGTGGCGCAAGCTAAACGTAAGCTACTGGGACGCCGAAATCCCAAGCCAGAGCGAGCTAAATTTCGCGCTTAGCAATCTAGCTCGCTTTAAGAGCGCGGGCGGCAAGATAGACGCGGTGCTAAGCCACACGGCGCCTACTTTTTTGATGTCCGCGCTTAGCGATCTGTTTTTAGGCGGCGGAGCGATTTACGATCCGACTACGGATATGTTAGAGCGGATTTTTGAGCTTGCAAAGCCCGAGAAATGGTACTTCGGACACTTTCATACAGATAGAAAAGTCTCCGCTCGCGGCTGCGAATTTCATCTGTGCTACGACGAAATTTTAAAATTTTAGCGTAAATTCTCGCGCCGAGGCTTTGTAAACGAGTGCGATTTTAGCTCGTATAGCGCTAAAATTTCTAAATTCGGCGGCTAAATTTAGTCCGATTTAGCTTCGCCGCACAAGCTTTATAACTCCAAAACAGTCTTAACGCCTAGCCTTTGCGCATTCTCAAAGTAGCTTTTGGCCGGATCGAGTCCAAAAATGCGCATCAGCTCCTGCCTCGCCCAGCAGGTTTCTGGGTCTCTTAGGTCGTTTGTTTGGTAGCCAAGCTCCTCGCCGCGTAAAATTTCGGCGATCTCAAACTGCGCGTATCGCGGGCTAAAACCGATGCAGTTAAATTTCAAATTATTTTCTTCTATCAGCTCTTTTAGCTCGCGCGAGGCGGCCTTCATCACGCTTTGCTCGTCTGAGCAGATCTCTATAAATCCCCACTGCAAATACGTCCGCGCGGGGCTAACGTGAAAACTCATCGGAAAATCAAGCTGCGAGGCATCGACCTTTTCATGAGCGAAAATTTCAAATTCGCCGTAAAAAAACGCGTTGTCAAACATCACGTCCATAGGCAGCCTAGGGCGCGACATCAGCTCGCCCACGCTTGCTTCGCCCTGCGACGCATACGCAAAAAGCTCGACGAAAACGGGTTTTCCCATAAAGCCTAGCATCGCGTGGCCTTCCGGCAAAAGGCCGCTTTTTCGCAGTTTATGCCCGTCTAAAATCACCCTGCCAAAGCCGTAGCGGTTGCGGTCAAGCTTAAAGCGGAAAAAATCCCCGCTTTTAAATTTGATATTTTTACGGCCTGCTTTCTTAAACTCCTCGATCTTGCGCGCGTGATCCGAATCCGACTGCGCGATAAAGCGCTCTATCTCGCTTCTAAAATCCATCTTGCGTCCGTGTCCGCTCTCCCACACGCTGTCGTAAAACGTGGTCTGCGAGGCAAAGCTAGCAATTCGCAGACTGTATTTATTAGCGTACAGATAGACTCCAAGAGGCGTGCGCTTTTCAAAATTTGCGGGCGTTAGTTTCGTCTCCTTACCTTTTGCGGTTTTAGGTAGCAGTATCTCACGCCCCTTAGTCGCCTCGTCGTAGCTGCATTCCGCATAACGCTCATCCGTGGAAACCACGTGCTTTTTGATGACGTCGCCCTCAAAATACAGCACGCTAGCGGGTCTAAATCTATCCCCGGCAAACTCTACCCGCTCCCAGCTCTGTTGCACGGCGTCAAGCCCGAAATACGCCCTTTGTTCGTTATTTAGTTCAAACATTTTTCCCTTTCGTTTTCGTTTGCGCGCCGCTTGCCACGCTACCAAATTTTACGGTTTAAATTTAGCTCTTTTACTATCTGCGTAAAGCTCTCTATCTC of Campylobacter showae contains these proteins:
- the infC gene encoding translation initiation factor IF-3; the protein is MAKENEVLLNEDIRASEVRCVGDDGTAYGVIPRVEALKIAEKMGLDLVLIAPDAKPPVCKIMDYGKFRYQQEKKQKEAKKKQKTIEVKEIKLSVKIAQNDINYKVKHALEFLEDGKHVKFRVFLKGREMSNPEAGVVMLQKVWEMVKDVSDRDKEPLLEGRYVNMLVTPKR
- a CDS encoding metallophosphoesterase family protein — encoded protein: MIYLCGDTHGSAELHKITNKAFLSRNFTREDYVIVLGDFGLFFSDTPNERLVRERLGRLPYTLLFIDGNHENFDLLYGLPTEEKFGGKVGVGGENLFWLRRGEIYEIDGRNFLAFGGAFSIDRAWRKLNVSYWDAEIPSQSELNFALSNLARFKSAGGKIDAVLSHTAPTFLMSALSDLFLGGGAIYDPTTDMLERIFELAKPEKWYFGHFHTDRKVSARGCEFHLCYDEILKF
- a CDS encoding immunity 26/phosphotriesterase HocA family protein encodes the protein MFELNNEQRAYFGLDAVQQSWERVEFAGDRFRPASVLYFEGDVIKKHVVSTDERYAECSYDEATKGREILLPKTAKGKETKLTPANFEKRTPLGVYLYANKYSLRIASFASQTTFYDSVWESGHGRKMDFRSEIERFIAQSDSDHARKIEEFKKAGRKNIKFKSGDFFRFKLDRNRYGFGRVILDGHKLRKSGLLPEGHAMLGFMGKPVFVELFAYASQGEASVGELMSRPRLPMDVMFDNAFFYGEFEIFAHEKVDASQLDFPMSFHVSPARTYLQWGFIEICSDEQSVMKAASRELKELIEENNLKFNCIGFSPRYAQFEIAEILRGEELGYQTNDLRDPETCWARQELMRIFGLDPAKSYFENAQRLGVKTVLEL